In the Microcaecilia unicolor chromosome 10, aMicUni1.1, whole genome shotgun sequence genome, one interval contains:
- the COMMD2 gene encoding COMM domain-containing protein 2 yields the protein MLLIFSDEQKEHLGFLTQVDSAVVSEFGRIAVEFLRKGSNPKIYEGAARKLNVTSDTVQHGVEGLSYLLIESSKLMISDVDFQDSVLVLGFSEELNKLLLQLYLDHRKEIRGILSELTPDLPHYHSMEWRLDVQLASRSLRQQIKPTVTLKLHLKQNGDKSSKVLQTDPATLLHLIQQLEQALGEMKTSHCRRIVRNIK from the exons ATGTTGTTAATTTTCTCGGACGAGCAGAAGGAGCACTTAGGATTCCTCACTCAGGTGGACAGCGCTG TGGTCAGTGAATTTGGCCGAATTGCTGTGGAGTTTCTAAGAAAAGGGTCCAATCCCAAAATATATGAAGGAGCAGCAA GAAAACTTAATGTCACTAGTGACACTGTGCAGCATGGAGTGGAGGGTCTGAGTTATCTCCTTATTGAGAGTTCCAAGCTCATG ATTTCTGATGTGGACTTTCAAGACTCTGTGCTTGTTTTGGGATTCTCAGAGGAACTGAATAAATTGTTGCTCCAGCTTTACCTTGATCATAGAAAGGAAATCAGAGGCATCCTGAGTGAACTGACCCCAGACCTTCCCCATTATCATAGCATGGAGTGGAGATTAGATGTACAG CTTGCCAGTAGAAGCTTAAGACAGCAAATAAAACCAACTGTGACTCTTAAATTGCATCTAAAGCAGAATGGAGATAAGAGCAGCAAAGTATTACAGACAGACCCTGCCACACTGCTCCACTTGATTCAGCAGCTAGAACAAGCTCTAGGAGAAATGAAAACAAGCCACTGTCGAAGGATAGTTCGGAACATCAAATAG